One part of the Microbispora sp. ZYX-F-249 genome encodes these proteins:
- a CDS encoding anthrone oxygenase family protein has protein sequence MMYLLAAASAALSTLMTATMAGTFFGFSVGVMPGLNAVPASSAIDAMNAINVKIQNPVFLAAFVLAPVAAAGAGAFLLATPHSGAAWPFFAAAAVYAAGVILTTAAVNVPMNDALAAAAAHGDLAETAARLWSDYSSRWTAWNTWRAVAGGVSLLLMGYGAYRWGRGS, from the coding sequence ATGATGTACCTCCTCGCCGCCGCCTCCGCCGCCCTGTCCACGCTCATGACCGCCACGATGGCGGGCACGTTCTTCGGGTTCTCGGTGGGCGTCATGCCGGGACTGAACGCGGTGCCCGCCTCCTCGGCGATCGATGCGATGAACGCGATCAACGTCAAGATCCAGAACCCGGTGTTCCTGGCGGCGTTCGTCCTCGCCCCGGTCGCCGCCGCCGGGGCGGGGGCCTTCCTGCTGGCCACGCCCCACTCCGGCGCGGCCTGGCCGTTCTTCGCCGCGGCCGCGGTCTACGCGGCCGGCGTGATCCTGACGACGGCCGCGGTGAACGTGCCGATGAACGACGCCCTGGCCGCCGCGGCGGCCCACGGCGACCTGGCCGAGACCGCCGCCCGGCTCTGGTCGGACTACTCGTCCCGGTGGACCGCCTGGAACACCTGGCGGGCCGTGGCCGGCGGGGTGAGCCTGCTGCTCATGGGTTACGGCGCCTACCGCTGGGGCCGGGGCTCCTGA